GAGGATGGTGATGACACCCAGGGTTGCGAGCATGGGGTACTCCAGGGCGGCCTTGTGGCCGGTTATTGTTTTCCCTGGAGTATTGGAATCAGGTTAGGCTTTGTAAATTGGAATATTCAGGCACCCGCGTTCGGAAAAACAAAATGAAGCTGCCGTTATGAAAAACAGCATCCAACACATCCAGGCGTTCCTCGCCGTGGCTCGCACGGGCAGCTTCACCAAGGCCGCCAACGAGCTGAACCTGTCCCCTTCGGCGCTGACCGTGCAAGTTCAACAGCTGGAAGAATGGCTGGGCGTCGCCCTGCTCGACCGCAGCCCGCGCCATGTGAGCATCACCGCCGCCGGCCAGGATGCCCGCGGCCCCATGGAAAAACTGCTGCTGGACCTGGACAACATCGTCACCGGCTCGCGTGACCTCGCGGCCCTGCGCCGTGGCGTCGTGACCATCGCCGCCCTGCCCTCGGTGTGCGCCGGCAGCCTGCCGCCGGTGTTGCGTCTGTTTCGGCAACGCTTCGCCGGGATCGAAGTGCGCCTGCACGACCTCGTGGCCCACCGCATCCATGCCCAGGTGCGTTCCGGCGAGGTGGACTTCGGCATCGGCGTACGCGCGCGCCTGAGCCACGGCCTGGATTTTGTGCCGGTGCTCAATGACCGCTTGTGCGCATTCGTGCCGCTGGGGCACGCCCTCGCCCATCATCGGCAACTGAGCCTGGCCCAACTGGCGGACCAGGCGATCATCCTCACCGGGCGCGACAGCAGCGTGCGCGAGCAGGTGGATACGCTGTTCGATGAGACGCGGTTGACGCTGAATGCGGGCATGGAGGCCAACTACATGTCCACGGTGCTGGCGCTGGTGCGCCAGGGGTTGGGGATCAGCGTGCTGCCGGAATCGGCGGCGGACAGCCTGGAGGGGTTGAAGCGGATCGACATTGATCATCCCGGCGTGAACAGGGAAATCGGCTTGATCAGTCGCAGTGGGATGGCATTGAGCCCGGCGGCGCAGCGCTGCTTTGACCTGCTCAATGAAGCATTATCTGGCACACCATCGGACTAAATGTGGCAGGGGCAAGGCTCTTGTAGGAGCGAGCTTGCTCGCGAAGAACTCAGGGCCACCGCGTTTATCCAGAATGAACGCGTTGCCTGCACGTTTTTCGCGAGCAAGCTCGCTCCTACAATGAGCCCATCCCCCCCTGGGAAGGTGGCTCAGTCCAGCATCGCCACATGTTTTGGATGACTGGCCACGCGCTGCAACCATGCCTGCACCGCCGGATAAGGCGCCAGATCAAACCCACCTTCATGGGCCACATGGGTGTAGGCATACAACGCGATGTCGGCGATCGAATACTGCTCGCCCACCAGATACGGCGTGGCTTGCAACTGACGCTCCATGACTTTCAGCGCCTTGTAACCGCCCTTGTGGGTGGTTTTGTATTCCTCCAGACGATCTTCCGGCATGTTCAGGTAAAACTGAATGAACCGTGCCACTGCAATATACGGTTCATGACTGTATTGCTCGAAGAATTGCCACTGCAACACCTGGGTGCGCAAGCGCGGTTCGCTCGGTAAAAATTCGCTGCCATCGGCGAGGAAGTTGAGGATCGCATTGGACTCCCACAGGCAGGTTCCATCTTCCAGTTCCAGCACCGGAATCTTGCCGTTGGGGTTCTTGGCAAGGAATTCTGCGGTTTGGGTGTCACCCTTGAGGATATCCACATCAATCCACTGATACGGGATACCCAATAGGTTGAGCATCAATTTGACCTTGTAGCAGTTGCCCGACCTGTAATCGCCATAAACCTTGTACATGGGCTCCCCTTATGCCGCTTTGCGCGCTCCGACCGAGCGCTTGCGCCAACAAAGTGAGGGTATCGAGGGATGGTTTCAAGGCATCCGGCACAATTAAATGCGCTGGCCCGCCGTGGAAGCTGCCTTTCATCCCCTTCCACCCGGATTATCGAAAACATTATTTGCTTTATTTGTATACAAAAGCATAATTCGCTTCGTGCGAGTTCCTGACCTACTGGTCAACAAAACCCGCCAGTACCTCAAAGCGCTGTTGCCCACTCATGTGACCGGCGCTGGAAATAACAATAAAACGATTGAGGAGTACTCGCTGTGGATAGCCGCAAAACCGAAGCCCCAACCCTGGACCTCAGCCCGCCGCAGCATGGCTGGCTGGAACGCCTGTTCAAACTGCGCTTGCATGGCACCACAGTGAAGACCGAGCTGATTGCCGGCCTCACCACGTTCATCACCATGGCCTACATCATTTTCGTCAACCCCAACATCATGGCCGACGCCGGTATCGATCATGGCGCAGCCTTCGTCGCTACGTGCATCGCCGCAGCGCTGGGCTGCCTGTTGATGGGCCTGTACGCCAACTGGCCGGTGGGCCTTGCGCCGGGCATGGGCTTGAACGCGTTTTTCACCTACACCGTGGTCGGCACCATGGGCTACCACTGGGAGACCGCGCTGGGTGCGGTGTTCATCTCGGGCGTGCTGTTCATGGGCCTGACCCTGTCCCGCGTGCGCGAATGGCTGCTCAACAGTATTCCGGTGAGCCTGCGCCACGCCATGGGTGCGGGCGTCGGGTTGTTTCTCGGGGTGATCGGCCTGAAAACCGCCGGCATCATCGTCGACAGCCCCGCCACGCTGATCAAGCTCGGTTCGCTGCACGAGCCCGCACCGCTGCTGGCGGCGGTGTGCTTCCTGCTGATCGCAATCCTCAGCTACCACCGGGTATTCGGCGCGATCCTGATCAGCATCATCGCCGTGACCCTGGCCGGCTGGGGCCTGGGCCTGGTGCACTACAACGGCATTCTCTCCACCCCACCGAGCCTGGCGCCGACCTGGATGGCCATGGACGTCAAGGGTGTATTCAATGTCAGCATGATCAGCGTGGTATTTGCCTTTCTTTTTGTACACATGTTCGACACAGCCGGTACACTGATGGGCGTCGCGCAGCGCGCTGGGCTGGTCAAGGCCGATGGCAAGATCGATAACCTGTCCCGCGCACTGAAAGCCGATAGCGCTTCCAGCGTGTTCGGTGCCATGGTCGGCGTGCCGCCCGTGACCAGCTACGTGGAAAGCGCCGCTGGGGTGGCCGCTGGCGGGCGCACCGGGCTGACGGCGGTGACGGTGGGCATCTTGTTCGTGGCGGCGATGTTTTTTGCCCCGCTGGCGGGCATGATCCCGGCCTATGCCACGGCGGGCGCGCTGATTTACGTGGCGATGCTGATGATGGCGAGCATGGCGCATATCAACTGGGACGAGGCCACCGACAGCATTCCGGCCATCGTCACGGCGATCATGATGCCGCTGACCTTCTCGGTGGCCGACGGCATCGCGCTGGGCTTTATCACCTATGTCGTGCTGAAGGCCGGCACCGGTAAGCACAAGGAAATTTCCGCCAGCCTGTGGGTGCTTTGTGTGATCTTTATCGCCAAGTTTGTATTTCTATGACATAGCAGCAAGTTTTCAGCGGCAAGCTACAAGCTTTAACTTGCGGCTTGAAGCTTGCCGCTGACTACTGGAGCAATGAAATGACGATTGAAACCTGGCTGCTGTTCAGCGGCGCGGCGCTGGTGGTGATCCTGATCCCAGGCCCCCTGTCCCTGCTGATGATCAGCAACAGCTTGAACTACGGCCTACGCCGCTCCTACCCGGCGTTCCTGGGCGGGGTGTTCGCCTCGATCTGCCTGCTGAGTGCCTCGGCCCTGGGCCTGGGTGCGCTGTTGCTGGCTTCCGAGCAAGTGTTCAGTGCACTGAAGATCGTCGGCGCGCTGTACCTGTTCTACCTGGCCTGGCAGAGCTGGCAGCAATCACGCCAGCCGGCCGAGGGCGCCGATGTGCCGCAGGTGGCCCCCACCCCGCGTTTTCGCGTGCTGTTCGGCCGTGCCTTTGTGCTGGGTGCGAGCAACCCCAAGGACATCCTGTTCTTTGCCGCCTTCCTCCCGCAATTTCTCAGTGCCGAGCAGGCCTTCCTGCCGCAGTTGCTGACCATGATCGCCACCTGGACCGTACTCGACCTGCTCTGCAAGCTCGGCTATGGCCTGAGTGCCCAGGGCGCCGCGCGGTACTTGCGCAGCGGTTCGGGCCAGAGCTGGTTCAATCGCGTCAGCGCCGCCTTGTTCGGCTGCGCTGGCGTGGCGTCGCTGATCAAGGCCCGAGCAATAACTTGACGAAGTAAACGGAGGGCGGGACTTGCCCCCACGTAGGCCATTGGATGCCTGCAATGATCCGAACCAGGCGCTTGCGGCTCAGCGCAGTGCTGATCTGGTTTGTCAGATCCGAGTCTACGTCAGGCTTGAATGCACGAATCCAAGCTGGCTTGGCCTTGGTCCTTTTGATGAACGATGCCTTATCCACCCACTCGCACGTCACGTAGTAGAGCCGGCCTGGAGAGTTGGGATGAGTGGCAATCAATTCGTGGGAAGGTATGGCGTAGCGTTTTCCGCCACGCTCCTGGACGGTAAAGCCCTGCTGCTCGAGCACCGTCCTGACCGCCGAACGCTGTGCCACATCCCGCTCTGCCGCGACTCCCCTGCCGCCATGCTGGAGCCGCGCGTCCAATGCAACAGGCGGCGTGTAGTCAACACGGGTAAAACCCGGCGCCTTGCCGTCGTAACCAATGAATACCCTCTCGCCGGGGCTTT
Above is a genomic segment from Pseudomonas sp. R5-89-07 containing:
- a CDS encoding LysR family transcriptional regulator — translated: MKNSIQHIQAFLAVARTGSFTKAANELNLSPSALTVQVQQLEEWLGVALLDRSPRHVSITAAGQDARGPMEKLLLDLDNIVTGSRDLAALRRGVVTIAALPSVCAGSLPPVLRLFRQRFAGIEVRLHDLVAHRIHAQVRSGEVDFGIGVRARLSHGLDFVPVLNDRLCAFVPLGHALAHHRQLSLAQLADQAIILTGRDSSVREQVDTLFDETRLTLNAGMEANYMSTVLALVRQGLGISVLPESAADSLEGLKRIDIDHPGVNREIGLISRSGMALSPAAQRCFDLLNEALSGTPSD
- a CDS encoding LysE family translocator; this translates as MTIETWLLFSGAALVVILIPGPLSLLMISNSLNYGLRRSYPAFLGGVFASICLLSASALGLGALLLASEQVFSALKIVGALYLFYLAWQSWQQSRQPAEGADVPQVAPTPRFRVLFGRAFVLGASNPKDILFFAAFLPQFLSAEQAFLPQLLTMIATWTVLDLLCKLGYGLSAQGAARYLRSGSGQSWFNRVSAALFGCAGVASLIKARAIT
- a CDS encoding NCS2 family permease; translation: MDSRKTEAPTLDLSPPQHGWLERLFKLRLHGTTVKTELIAGLTTFITMAYIIFVNPNIMADAGIDHGAAFVATCIAAALGCLLMGLYANWPVGLAPGMGLNAFFTYTVVGTMGYHWETALGAVFISGVLFMGLTLSRVREWLLNSIPVSLRHAMGAGVGLFLGVIGLKTAGIIVDSPATLIKLGSLHEPAPLLAAVCFLLIAILSYHRVFGAILISIIAVTLAGWGLGLVHYNGILSTPPSLAPTWMAMDVKGVFNVSMISVVFAFLFVHMFDTAGTLMGVAQRAGLVKADGKIDNLSRALKADSASSVFGAMVGVPPVTSYVESAAGVAAGGRTGLTAVTVGILFVAAMFFAPLAGMIPAYATAGALIYVAMLMMASMAHINWDEATDSIPAIVTAIMMPLTFSVADGIALGFITYVVLKAGTGKHKEISASLWVLCVIFIAKFVFL
- a CDS encoding glutathione S-transferase family protein, which produces MYKVYGDYRSGNCYKVKLMLNLLGIPYQWIDVDILKGDTQTAEFLAKNPNGKIPVLELEDGTCLWESNAILNFLADGSEFLPSEPRLRTQVLQWQFFEQYSHEPYIAVARFIQFYLNMPEDRLEEYKTTHKGGYKALKVMERQLQATPYLVGEQYSIADIALYAYTHVAHEGGFDLAPYPAVQAWLQRVASHPKHVAMLD